Proteins co-encoded in one Neofelis nebulosa isolate mNeoNeb1 chromosome 2, mNeoNeb1.pri, whole genome shotgun sequence genomic window:
- the ID3 gene encoding DNA-binding protein inhibitor ID-3, with protein sequence MKALSPVRGCYEAVCCLSERSLAIARGRGKGPAAEEPLSLLDDMNHCYSRLRELVPGVPRGTQLSQVEILQRVIDYILDLQVVLAEPAPGPPDGPHLPIQTAELAPELVISNDKRSFCH encoded by the exons ATGAAGGCGCTGAGCCCGGTGCGCGGCTGCTACGAGGCGGTGTGCTGCCTGTCTGAACGCAGCCTGGCCATCGCGCGGGGCCGCGGCAAGGGTCCGGCAGCCGAGGAGCCGCTGAGCCTGTTGGACGACATGAATCATTGCTACTCGCGCCTGCGAGAACTAGTACCCGGAGTACCGCGAGGCACTCAGCTTAGCCAGGTGGAAATCCTGCAGCGCGTCATCGACTACATTCTGGACCTGCAGGTGGTTCTGGCCGAGCCCGCCCCGGGACCCCCAGACGGCCCGCATCTTCCCATCCAG acAGCCGAGCTCGCTCCGGAACTTGTGATTTCCAACGACAAGAGGAGCTTCTGCCACTGA